caatgcttattgaatttctgaaaaaatgagacatttattacgctctttaaaagagcgtaacaaatgtgtttaaattttttaaacaattgttgtatgggatgaacatcactggtttAAGGTTACTGCAATTTGCATTTATCAAAGTTGCCAACAAGTTATTGAAGTTTTAAATTCAATCCTAAAATTCTATAGAATTCCCTAAACCTAAAATGAAAGAGTTTTCTTTCATTGGAagacaagtttaaaaaaaaaaaatttccccacTTTTCTTtgagaaaacatttaaaaattcaaatttttaggttttattttgaaacatttgcacaatataaatttattcaaagtatcaacgaatcaagctaatatcagatactctgttccaaagtgaagcgtacgTTCTGCATTTATCAAAATAGAATCCGGAGGGGGAAGGTCTGGACTATGAAGCgtttgaggcaaaacttcccaaccacttcattctaaatagttttaacaggtattgcaacatatcgttgtcatgatggaatattacggtattctggtataggttccctgtgatggtctggtctaGATTTTAACCGCTCATAAATAATAGGACCATTTTAGTCCCACCAAATTCACagtattaccttagcgccatggatattgtTTGGCCAGTCTTCACATACGCTTtgggttatcataatggatccatttttcatcgcaagtaatgattcggtgccaaaattattttgttttataacattcaaacatcatttcaatATCGTCTTTCACTTTCATTACACTTTAATTCGTATAGTatcaaatttccctgcttttgggtgaatcctgctgctcagaaactttttaaaattgcagCTTCAGGAACTccgaatgattttgcaagctctttttgagtttgacaacaatcttcatggagtaatgcctccaattttttttggcTGAACAGGGCTACTTTAACTTtcttgttaaaataactaattcTGAATCGCTGGATGGAACTCAACtctgcggcacttttttttcaaattgaagaaaacttcccgcatatgattcATTGTTGGTAAGTTCTTTTACACAAAACCGTATTCAAACGCTATATTTGGTAAATCCCACatgtttaagtcatacacccaataaaaaataaattattttaagaaaattaaaaaaattttgaaatcagaaAGAAAATAGCTGATCTTTATTTGCTTAAAATCAGGACTGAGATTCTCATGCACTAAAAAAAGGAATGCACTGTAAAtcgaaaaatacatacatatgctcAAAAATATAAGGAATTGCATTTTTTCGTATAAATGcgtaaatatagaaataaatgggttttaaaatgtaatatatttacaaaaataatacatatttttatgaattaaattttaatttgtatacatatgtacataaatatttattatttttttttaatttgccaaatttttttattaaacttgaaaaatcttaaaatatgcaaattataTGCGCATAAATccataatatacaaaaatatacaatttgtaaaatattaaaaaatatgcaacatCAAATCGATGACAATTTGGAGCAAATCTTTTGATTTGGAAAAGTAATTGTTTAGTCGAATTGACTACAAACCCTGCATATAAATATTGAAGGCGTTTTATGCAGTTTCCAATGTTAGCCCTCTTTTCATACTATTATGAATACActtaatatttatacaatatttcgcATAATTAtaagttattaatattaatatattttgcaattttaaatgAGCGTGATGAAATTATAAACAAGTTGGATtactaaaatttacataaaatattgaatttaaattgaaaaatgcataCTGTAgcatgtattaaaaaaaatgggttaagaaaagaaaacttatttgttttaaaaaattatatttaaacaaaattttgcaaataatttgttattccAGAAAACATTTACGTTAACCTCTAAAATAgtataattcaaatttttattttatttttaataaatatttgaagtaaggtttgaaattattttaatatcgtATGAGAAAATTATAGGAAAACTAATTTAGAAGAACTAAATTTTACTGCCTCCTTTTCTCTACTAAGAAATTCCGTTATTAAtgatattcatttattttgtttataaaatccttttaaattttttttgtattttactatGACAGGGGTAGCTATGGCCTGATACAAGGTAAAATGGCTAGATACAAGTACTctactttttcttaaataataaatGAGTATCAAAAGGGTTTatcacaaaaacaaatttccgaaaagttttcaatatGCAAATCGGTGATTTCTAGAATAATAATTCGGTAAAATAAGAGAGTTATCACAAGCTGTAGAAGCAGGTTTATGTGTTCGGAAACCATCAAAGAAGCCgtttatttctccaaaaattgGCAAGGCCAGGTTAGCTTTTGCAAAGGTACAGCAACAGATGGAGTCTCCATAATGGTGTGGAGCTGTTTTGCATACGCTGGAGTTGGATCAATTCACCAAATAACAGAAAATTTATctatatatttatacaagttTGTAATGCTGCctttttcaaaagaaatcaTGCCTCTAGTTTGGGTTTTTCAACATGACAATGACCCAAATCATATTTCGAAACTTGCTAAGGAATCAATAGTTATAGTAATGCGTGACCAGCTCAATTGCCTGACCTTAACTCTATTGCAAATCTTTAGAGCATCATTGATCGCAAGATAAAAAGGAATTCTAGGACgaacaaaaatacaatttttaatagtaTTCTGGACGCATGgaacaaaatttctaaagatAAACTTTTGTGACACAAGAACAAAAGTTGCGTTAGTTTTGACCGGTTTTTACTTATTTcgctattttgaaaaatatctttatacaaataaattatacatttttgtgtatttacgtTTAATTTACATAAAGTGGTAAAGAAAAATGTCCCGTCTAAGTTTTTTGAAGGGCCTATATTTGCCGATTCAACTTTCTAACTTCTTGACTATATAGTTTGTACTTATTTTTTGCAGagttaatttgaaataattttctattttctttttaatttcagCTAACGACTCTAAAGCGGTAAGTGAAATTTTCTAATATCAACTATGTAATCGTACATTCGTTGTAACGGTACAAACggtggaatttaaaattatatttatctaGCATTTGACATAggtattgtataaaattttatataaatatgagcGGTTGGTATAGATATCAATAAAttggtttttcaaatatattcctgttctttttaaatcaaaatataatGTTATACTCAAATTTCTCTAAAACATGTTCGAAATCCATCTCATGGCTAAAAAGCATTTGGCAACTCTAGTTGACATTTTACCGTTATGGGTTGGGTGGTGGTGGGTTAGTAAGTAGCAATAGATTGTTTACTGATTTAACCATTCTTAAGATACACACacaaattctaataaaaaaacgtaCCTCATGAGCCTTGGGATGAAGATGTTGACAATTGTGTGACTGGACAACATGAATGGAATTTATCAATAACAGTAGCAAAACACTGGACAACATAAATGACAAATGAGACGGCCAGCGGACAGGTACTGCTATCATGTTTCCGATATTCCTCAATAGAAGTGTGCGTAGGTGGTGTTTGTGATGTTGGTCATTTGACGAAATGAACTCTTGAGATTTGTGTAACAACGTCTGTGCATGGTGACGGTGATGATTGTTGTAATAATGGTGTTCTTGATGACTGCGGCAACGACTAACCTGTTTTAACTGGCCTAGAGTAGTTGATGGTGGTGGTGTCGTATTTTGTTCTTGCTGTTGTATTTGAGGCAGGTAAAGTTGTTGGCACATTTTTTCGTTCTTTCCTTCTTCGTTTTGCTTTGTGATTTTTAAAGCTTCCaagtattatttttctttatttattttatggaaaCAAAGTTACCGGAAAATACATAGGGCCAAGATTTtgtaatgtttatattttattttcattattttgtaattttgttctattctaatcaaaattgattttgtataacatttagttaatttttcacTTAAGGTGCGTGTAACAACCACTAACTGCTTTATATTTTATGCAGCGGCTGCATCTCaaacaataattattatttagtaGAAAAATAGTATATCTTGGTGACAGCTGTAAGATTTTCTAGCtctttataaacaaacaaaaacgcTTCACACCACCACCAAAGTTggtaacaataacaacaatgataacgtacaaaaaatatgtaattacaccaacaatataatatacattaaactgaattctattttttttttattttaatttttcttgttttatttattaaatgtcACATTCACATGAACTCCGGCAACAATAAAAAACTACACACAACATAAACGACCAACAAGACAAGAGCAGCGACGACTACGACGTTGGCGACTGGGATTGCACGACGAAAAAACACCCGCTCGCTGCAGCACTCACACACAGctgtaaaatatttacattaacaacaaattaaacgATTTTGCTTAACAGGCCGCCTCtggatttgtttatatattttcttattatgCTTTGCACTTTTTTCCAGTTTAATCgaaatgttttaatttcttattgaaatttttaatcttATTAAACAAACACACGTCCGTTTTCATtcacgattcataaacaaatgatgaaaaaaacaacaaaatttttttatttgtttgcgaaaactatacaaacaaacacaaggTTGTATATCAGCAGTGTTACCATTGtgctaatgaaattttaaatttattcattttaaagtttgcagttatttcggtaacggtaatttaGCGCTAACGGCAAaaattatacagatatgaatcagctggtttcagcattatgaaaatagaaaaataacaaaagaaaatttgaaaatgtttgtggTTTGAAAAGacagacaaatatatttcacactCGTTGAATATTgaaaccatagagaattatacatagagacgagacactacgatttgtcaaacaaaaacacaacaaaaaatatgtttgatacaacaacaaaatacattgactagaatctattttgttgttgtgagagataggtttttgacaattacgtctcgtctctatgttaccctatgattGAAACCATTTAAAACTTTTCtgacaactgtcatttgttgcatatctTAATAAACTGTGGCTAACggtttttgttcttatttttataACGGTATTTTAATTATAACGGCAATTTcatcttaaattaaattattaataaaattttgaaaaattaaaaataagttgacATGACGATATTTTGAAATGTTGTCAATATCAATAAacctaattattaaaataaaaatatgtatttttatataataaactaCTTATAGAATTTACGATCGGTAACGGTAGTTGCGCTGAAAGATATTTTAGGAGTAACGGCTACCTTACTTTTTTGCTAATaaacattatataaattgattatgaataaggcggTAAATATTAATCCAAACAATTAATATTGGTGGGTATTTTGACGAAATTTTCTTCTGATTATCATATTggtaataaattatttagttcatgaaattgttttctttggaaagactattttatttattattttacttccatagggtactctaaaatatgaacttagtgaACTAAGCTACTCATATTTTagagcttttttttaataaaatatgaacatCTTATTTTTGTCTGTTTAACGTATTTTATTTATCTACACAGAGTTGAAATATAAATCAACAGGGTagtggctaaattctaattcaactgattaataatttttggacttccctagatgtagatgggaattagatgccattAACAAATATGAACAGTCTTGGaaaagtgaactggcctggttttaattagttaatATTATCGCGAATGCActgtatattattttaaataacatactgtatgtaaataatatttaaattttgaaatgccgaATTCGTCTAGAAATATATACGagatatataaacattttgttgtggacataaaaaagaaagtattcaaaataattACCTTATCCGTTATTGTTATGGCAACTCCTTTGGTTGTACTAAACAGCTGCTGGCAGTTTCACTGAACGTACATCATCCACAGACAGGGTTGCAACTTTATGTTTTAAACGTTGTTTCAAAAACTACCGGTAGGTGGCAGCACCCGTCTAGCTAATGTTAAGCGGAtaagtgaaaaaaaacaaaaagaaatctcACTGtctacaaaatttgaaaaaaaacgatttttccaTGAACAACGTAGTTGATGTGttgatgtatgtttttttttggcgaaCGGGCAGCCGCAGAtaaatacatgtatgtatattcagaTTATTACAATCAGTACATCCAACTTCAGCGCAAAGTACAAAAGTTgggttatttttaactttgaagTATGAAAACGTATGATAAACATGAGTTGCTAACGGACTGATTgagttaaatttgttttagcaTTGCGTCGAGTCAGTTCCAGTTATAGCAAAAGTAAAAGTTGTTTGTGGTTACCCTGAAGGAAACCTGGGGACAAGTGTCTCCAAGTCACCAGTTTTGTCGACTATTTTGGTGACTTTTTAGCGACATTGTCAACGAAGACGACTCTTCCACTAGTACTGGTGACTGTGTCAATAGCCAGTACTAGTGACTTATTTTACCCCAATGTTATTTActatatactacgtttatacgtagcctattcgcaaataaaaattatttgcaagtaactaactcactgtttatatgtcacattagttacggaaaattcttgtttttatgagatgccggatggtaaaatttaattatttggtagctcttttattgaataaaatatgatacattttttatttttttaaatgtaaaaattatagaatcaaaAACTCTTGTCCGTCTTGCAATCCAAGTAattcaaaaacgcaatgaaatatttaaaaatcgtcttaataaactaaaagcgttaaaacatatggcaatgcttaaaatcttatttgcaaatagtgtcgttaatcagttgttttcgtgagttagctattcgcaaataaaaaattaattcactgtttatgcggcatttttttctaattgcaatatttttatttgcgaataagccgtgcgtataaacgtagtaatagaCATTTAACATGTGCGTGTCATTGGAAGTCTACTGCTGACGATATTACTATTGACTAGGTACTTATTCACTAGTACATTTTAGTAATTCTAATctacacttttggtacttttctaaagtagatgtaaataatgaaactgcaaattttgttaacatttgacgttgtattaaacaaattaaaaaacgaaatggTATGAATTCATAACAGATGGAAGAGTCGTCTTCCAAAATAGTCGACAAAACTGGTGACTTGGAGACACTTGTCCCCAGGTTTCTTTCAgggtatttagtttttttttaatcaaatttattcATCACACACACCTAAACATTGAAGTAGGGTaaaatgtgtttacaaaattaatcaTATCGTCACCTGAAATGGAAAAGGACGTAACGAccaaaaaaattgagtttttaatggATATTGGTACAACGCttatagaacattaaaaaccatagagaattatacatagagacgagacaaattgtcaaacaaaaatacaacaaaacaaataagaaaaaacattagttgtgttcgcgtacttgataatttctaataatttgtacaaaatatcactggaagttacgggattccgttcgtttacttttaaaaacttgtaacgagagagcaagatagtgttaaaagtgacagttcgtagatagataacatgatattttttactagacattttttgtccagtaaaaaatatcaacataaaaaatatgtttaaaacatatggttgcaaatgtaaactaaaataaaaattttaaattaattcaatttacaagttttgcaaagaaaataagtaaaataaccCAAAACtaacgttttaaattgatttgtaaataaaatacaactcaattttacaaattgttgttcgcgtattttttttggttatttttcagatttagagtaatttatttttactctcttaAATAAAGTCACTTGATATTTCTTACTGGAAAGTACctattgactagcatgtatcaGTTAGctatctagttgtcatctaCGTATGGTGGTAtcatatattttcattattttcgctctaaaacTTTTTTAGTTGGTTGACATAAACAAATCATCACTTTATCAAATCAattataaatgtaatttttatttaatttaaacataattcTTCTACAGTTGTTTTTTCtgtattcttaaaaatataaaaaaaattaaacataaaaactcATCCCCAAACAGAAGTTTTATAGTTaaggcaatttttttaaaggagAAGAACAGACAAATATCTGTTATAGATTTTACTGCAACGCAATGCGACGGAAATGATTATTTAAAGGTCCTTCATCGGAATAGCCAGCAATTTCCTGTGGCACAATGCCGGATTCCTCAATGGAGGTGCAAGGCCGGCACATACACTCCAAGGGAGCTTTAGTTAAGACCTTTTTAAATTTACGCTCACCATGTTTAGCCTTGGGACAGAATAAAGAAACGGCGGCTTCACGTTCGCCAGATTCCTGACAGCACATACAAGAACGTTCCATTTGCCAGATTTTACTGCCGGAGACCTGTGAAGGAAATTAAGGATTAGAGTTCCCAAATTAATTCATAGTTTTTAAGTATTCTTCACCTGTATGTAACTGGCACAACGTCCTACACAGGCGAATGATGGTATGGGTTTGGGCACACAACCGGGATATTGTAACACATGTATAACAGGCGTCACTTGACAATCATCACCAATATGGGAAATATCTTTAGAATAGCCTagatttaattaaatacaataaaaatgttCTTTCTGTAAACTAATTACCATTAACAGTTGCCACCGCATTGTCTCCCGAGACTTTTGCAACGTTGTACTGCAGCATGAGTACCAGCAAGGAGCAACAGACACAGATAAAAAATCTTCCATCAGCATCTAAACCGAAAGCTGTTAACATGTTGTTTTTTACTTTTGGTTGCTAGTAAAATAAGGGACTATTTTATTTTGTCCTTAAACTAATCAcaagctttttttttttgttaattttgttcaaattttcatACACACACCGCCACAACAACTTGACTTTAGTTCAcaatctgagacgaataaagaAACTTCATTGGCCATTTTAAGCCTTTTATATCCTAAAA
The nucleotide sequence above comes from Calliphora vicina chromosome 1, idCalVici1.1, whole genome shotgun sequence. Encoded proteins:
- the Burs gene encoding bursicon, with product MLTAFGLDADGRFFICVCCSLLVLMLQYNVAKVSGDNAVATVNDISHIGDDCQVTPVIHVLQYPGCVPKPIPSFACVGRCASYIQVSGSKIWQMERSCMCCQESGEREAAVSLFCPKAKHGERKFKKVLTKAPLECMCRPCTSIEESGIVPQEIAGYSDEGPLNNHFRRIALQ